The DNA region TCGCTGCGGCTCGAGGGTTACGCAGCGGCATTCTGGATCCTAGGCGCCGAGTCTTCCGACGATCAAACCCTTTCCGAGGAACTACAGGCCCGACTGAAGCAGTTCTTAGAACAGGGCGGCAGGCTGATGGTCTCTGGATCCGAGGCCGCCTGGGACCTCGACCATCTCGACCACGGCCGCAACTTCTTCCGCGAAACGCTTCACGCACAGTACGTGGCAGACGACGCCCAGTCGTCCGAAGCAAAGGGGGTCGCGGACTCCATCTTCTCGGGGCTGGAGTTGCGGTTTGGCGCGAACCCCCTCGCCTACTCTCCCAAATCCCCTGATGTTCTGCGTCCCGTAGCCGGCGGCGAGCTGGCGCTCACCTACGCCGGGGGCCAGGCCGGCGCCGGCGTAACATTCAACGGGACGGCCGGCGACGGGAAGGTCGTGCTGCTGGGGTTCCCGTTTGAAACCATCGCCGGCGCTGATGATCGCCAAGCGGCGATGGAACGGGTGTTGCGGTTCTTCGCAGTCTTTGGCGACCGCTAACCGCCCGATTCTCCGCGACGCCACGGGCGAATTTCTACTGCACCGCGCGTCCCGTGTGCGATAACCGCCGCTTACATGCGTGATGCCGCCTGTTGTGCGCGTTTGGGAGGATATGAAACGCAAACAAGAGATGTGCGGCGCGTCGGAATTGTCAGAATCGACTACACTGAAAGTTCAGTCGTTTCACTCAGGCGCACACCTTTATCAAGCTATGGGCGGTCCGCGGTTTGCCGCGGGTGGCGTTAGTCGCCGGTCGCCAGTCTTGCATTGCGCCTTGAAGATACTTAACGCGATTAAGCGCATCGAACTCTTGCGCGGATCAGAGAAAGAACGCCGCAATTAAGTGTCTTTCTTCCTTTACAACTAGAGATCAGGGTAGACAGCAGGGCAGAGACACCGCGGCAGTGTCTCGCAGCCGCGTCGCCCGTGATCGGCCCGTATCGCATCGTTCATTTAACTCGGGGATTCTGTATGACGGCCACAAAGCTCACTGCCTTCTTGGCGGCAACGACGGCGTGCATGACCGTGGGGTCGGCGCTGGCCGTTCCGTATGCTTCTGGCGTTCGCGAGGTTTCGCCGGGGAGCTTTGAGTTCGTTCTCAACCAAGCCGCAAGCAGCGTGACGATTAAGCGGGATGGGGGGAACGCAGTGGTTATACCGGCCGCCGCCGCGGGGCGTCACACGTTCGACATGACCGGCTTTAGCTCCTATGAGATCGAAGTTAGCAACAACGCCGCGGCGGGGTGGGCGAAGATCAGTGACGACGCCGACCCGTTCGCCAACTGGGGCCGGATCACCGGACTGGAGGTCAATAAAGACCCCTCCAGCCCCTACTTCGGGACCGTGTATGTCAACAACCCCAACACCACCGCCACCGTCGCGGGTCGCGCGATGGGAGACGGCATTTACTCGCTCACCGCGGACCTCCAGGGGGCGGACCTCTCGACAATCGCATTTACTCCCACGCTGGCCAGCGACACGACGCAGGCCAAGGGCGCCGATTTCTTCACCGTGAGCGGCAGCTCAAACTCTGCCTACCGCATGTCGCTGGACGACGGGGGCAACCTCATCATCGGCGACTGGTCCGATGCCAACGGCGGCATTAAGTACCTGACCCCTAACCTCACCGGCGGCGGGCTGATCCTCGCGACCCAAGGGGGCCCGAGCGGCGGTGTCGATAGTTCCGTATCGGATGAGTTCGGTGCGATCCCTCTTCACGGCTCTATTCCGTCACGGCCCACCACCACCGGCACGGTCGGCGTCGACCTAGTGGTGTGGGCGATCGATGAAGACCTAGACGAAAACTTCAGCATCCCCCAAGTGGACTACAACCACCTGTGGCGTTGGGACGTCGGCGCGGCGACAGATTATAGCCTCCCGCCCACCCTCGTGGTCGACGCGGGTTCTACCGATCTAATCTCCTTCACTTCGCAGAACATCGACGCGGTTTACAACCCGCAGTTTGATAAGTGGTACCTCACGCAGCCCCGATCCGACGGCACCGAATCGTCGTTGACCATCCTGACGGTGAACCCGAGCGACGCCGCGGCGCCGACGATCGAGTTTGCGTCGCAGGACTACACGGCAGCGCAAGGCCTCGACGGCTTTGTGGACGACGCGGCCGGCAATCCCAACAACGACATCTTCCGGCAAGTCGGTCAGGTAGCCTTCTCGCCCGACGGCACCAAGATGTACCTGCGCAGAAACGCGATTGACTCGCCCACGGCCGTCAACCCCTACCTCGGATTGGCGAGCAATCTTCCGGGGCAGGTTCTGGTGGTCCCCCTCGATTCAAGCGGTCTGCCGATTATTCAGTTCGACGACAACGGCACCCCGGGCGACGTGTCCGACGACTTCATCTCAAACTTTGAGTCTATCTCGCTGACCAGCAACGCGAGCGCCGCGTCCCGCTTCGAGATCCGCGTTGACGCTGCCGGCAACATCTACACCGGCAACAACACTTCGGAGCGGTTGGAAGTGTTCAGCCCCGGCGGCAACACGCTGGCCACTACTACGTCTGCCGGCGGCTTTAGCGTGGTCGCGCTGCCGGGCGGGTTGGCCGGCGACTACAACAACGACGGCTTCATCGACGCCGCGGACTACTCCGTGTGGCGTGACAATCTTAACACCAGCAATGTGCTGCCCAACGACCCCACCGGCGGCGTGATCGGGCAGACCCAGTACGACACCTGGAAGACCAACTTTGGCCAGCCGGCCGTGGGCGCGGCGGTTGGCTCGGCGGTTCCCGAACCGGCTGGACTGGTTCTCGCGGGTCTGGCGACCCTGTTGGGTTGCTGTGTGCGACGCGTGCGAAAGTAAGGACAGGCGGGACAAGAGAGGCAGAGCGTTTTATTCACCACGTTGTTCTACTATGAGGGAGTCTCCATGTTGACCCGAAGCCTTGTGTTTGCACTGATGGCAGTCGAAACTGCATCAGTGGCTTCTCTCGCCCAGGCGGCGACCGTGATCGTCGACGATTTCTCGGTAGATAGCTCTGCTAACTACACCGTCGTCAATGACGGCACCCCTGACGGTACGCAGGCGTTTGCCTTCGACTACGTTGCCGCGGGCATCCCCGTCGCCCCGCGATCCGCACCCGGCTCGACCGGCGGCTTGCGACTCACCGCCAACGACGCTGCCGCTGCGACCGACGCCTGGACGCTCTTTCACAACACGGCGGTTTCGGCGGACAAGTACTCCTTGAAAGTCGACGTCTGGATGAATTTCGACGCCGCTTCTGGTTCGACCGAGTTCGGCCACGTTGGCGTTGCTGGAAACGGATCGACCTTCAATTCCGTTTTCACGCCGATCAGCGGATCGGGCGCGTTTATTTCGTTCACCGGCGATGGCGGGTCTGGTTCCGACTACCGCTGGTTCCGTGACACCGCCAACTCGCTGGCGGATGACCCGGCGACCGCTCCCGCGATCTCCAGCACCACCCTTGCCAACTCCCACCCCAGCTACCTTGGGCATGGCAGCAACAACACCGGCGCCTTCTTTCAATCGCTGTTCCCGAGCGGCACGGTTGCGGGGAGCCCCGGAAACCTGTGGACGACCCTCAAGATCGACGTGGATAACGTCGCTAAGCAGATCTCGTTCTCGTTCGACGATCAGCTGACCTTCCAAGGAACGTTCATCGGTAACTTGAACGGTCAAGTGAGCCTTGGGCTTGCCGATACCTTCACCTCCGTCTCCGGCGCCTCCAACGTCTTCACGCTGTACGACAACCTAGAAGTCTCGGTTGTGCCCGAGCCGGCCTCAGCGATTCTGGCCCTATTGGGTGTGGGCGCAGTAGCGGTGGTTCGCCGCCGACGCTAGCCGATCGCCTCAGGGCTGCGGGCCCCATGGGAGCGGGGAAGCTTCGTTCTGGACATGAAGCCTGAAGGTAAGGTTTTAAGGCCTTCTGAGGCCCTAAGGTGGCAGCGCTGTGTAACGTGCTTCATGAAGCGGGCGTTCGGCTTGCTCGAACGCCCGCTTCTTTTAATGGAGCTTTATCGAGCGCAATCGGCGGTGCGCGAAGCGCATAGAGAGGTGCGCATATGTTCGTTGTGACGCCCTCTTTCTTCCGCTAGCTTTGAAGTTAGGCGACTAGTTTCGTTGTAATCAACATCCGTCGCACGCGTCCCCTGAGGCAGAGTGATGACACCTCGCCGCCATCTGCGCCCGACCACGGCCGCGCC from Pirellulimonas nuda includes:
- a CDS encoding PEP-CTERM sorting domain-containing protein — protein: MLTRSLVFALMAVETASVASLAQAATVIVDDFSVDSSANYTVVNDGTPDGTQAFAFDYVAAGIPVAPRSAPGSTGGLRLTANDAAAATDAWTLFHNTAVSADKYSLKVDVWMNFDAASGSTEFGHVGVAGNGSTFNSVFTPISGSGAFISFTGDGGSGSDYRWFRDTANSLADDPATAPAISSTTLANSHPSYLGHGSNNTGAFFQSLFPSGTVAGSPGNLWTTLKIDVDNVAKQISFSFDDQLTFQGTFIGNLNGQVSLGLADTFTSVSGASNVFTLYDNLEVSVVPEPASAILALLGVGAVAVVRRRR